A window of the Candidatus Methylomirabilota bacterium genome harbors these coding sequences:
- the ssb gene encoding single-stranded DNA-binding protein, whose amino-acid sequence MVSFNKVILLGNLTRDPELRHTPAGMAVCSFDLAINRSFTTKGGDRRDEVCFITVVVWDKQAQTCAEFLSKGRQALVEGRLQQRSWETPDGQKRSKYEVVAERVQFVGGRKDAAVSEEEPPRSSEEEEVPF is encoded by the coding sequence ATGGTGAGCTTTAATAAAGTAATTTTGCTGGGGAACCTGACACGGGACCCGGAACTTCGACACACGCCTGCCGGCATGGCCGTGTGTAGCTTTGACCTTGCGATCAATCGTTCGTTTACGACGAAAGGTGGCGATCGGCGAGACGAGGTCTGCTTCATTACCGTAGTTGTCTGGGATAAGCAGGCGCAGACCTGCGCTGAGTTTCTGAGCAAGGGGCGTCAGGCGCTGGTTGAAGGCCGGCTCCAGCAACGGTCATGGGAAACGCCGGATGGCCAGAAGCGAAGTAAATATGAAGTCGTTGCAGAGCGGGTGCAATTTGTCGGTGGGCGAAAGGATGCAGCGGTCTCCGAAGAGGAGCCGCCTCGATCCAGCGAAGAGGAAGAGGTGCCATTCTGA
- a CDS encoding CarD family transcriptional regulator yields MMYRTGTKVVYPTHGVGWIEAIEKKAVGGGLQPFYVVRIIGNGMTILVPTKNAKRVGLREVIEPSEIPKILAILKKNDLEISSNWNRRFKDNLERIRTGSLFEVALVLRKLVLLQKERSLSFGEKTMLENVRRLIVSEISHASGIDQERAGALVEQAVGHYT; encoded by the coding sequence ATAATGTATCGTACAGGGACAAAAGTGGTCTACCCTACTCATGGAGTCGGGTGGATTGAGGCTATCGAAAAAAAAGCGGTTGGAGGTGGACTGCAGCCTTTCTACGTAGTTCGCATCATTGGGAATGGAATGACGATTCTGGTTCCCACAAAGAACGCGAAACGGGTCGGGCTTCGAGAAGTCATTGAACCGTCGGAGATTCCGAAGATTCTTGCCATTTTGAAAAAGAACGACCTGGAAATCAGTTCGAATTGGAACCGCAGGTTCAAGGACAACTTGGAGCGGATCAGAACGGGGTCGCTCTTTGAGGTTGCGCTGGTCCTGCGAAAGTTGGTTCTGCTCCAGAAGGAACGGAGCCTGTCATTCGGCGAGAAGACGATGCTGGAGAATGTCCGGAGGTTGATTGTCAGCGAGATTTCGCATGCCTCCGGAATTGACCAGGAGAGAGCGGGAGCGCTCGTTGAACAGGCGGTAGGTCACTACACATGA
- the radA gene encoding DNA repair protein RadA, whose product MVRNQSHYLCQSCGYQTARWMGRCPDCGQWAGLLEERATSERHRGRSDVASLVPRLATPITAVDIRALHRVSTGLAELDRVLGGGIVPGSFVLLSGDPGIGKSTLLLQASMQIAQREEVVLYVSGEESLQQTRSRANRLGPLSDRLLLLAETSLQVILNQTDQIRPTILVIDSIQTIVSEELESPPGSFSQVREAAVRLMALAKEKGISTVIIGHITKEGVIAGPKAMEHLVDAVVFMEGEGHQIHRVLRAVKNRFGPTPEIGVLEMTASGLQELVNPSEVFLSQRPSGAPGSIVIPTLEGSRPLLVELQALVAAPSAPISRRVFNGVDSNRGILLLAVLEKRLGLPLSACDVYVNVAGGVRVGETAIDLGIAAAVLSSARNLPLDPGLCVFGEIGLAGEVRAVPMAERRIEEAARLGLSHCLMPRHNLGRTQPDFSSLRVSGLHTLEELTERLETR is encoded by the coding sequence ATGGTCAGGAATCAGAGCCATTACCTCTGTCAGAGCTGCGGCTATCAAACCGCTCGCTGGATGGGTCGCTGCCCGGATTGCGGACAGTGGGCAGGCCTGCTGGAGGAACGCGCCACAAGCGAGCGGCATCGCGGTCGCAGTGACGTAGCGTCCCTGGTCCCACGCCTTGCGACACCGATCACCGCCGTAGATATCAGGGCACTTCACCGGGTGAGTACCGGTCTGGCAGAGTTAGATCGGGTGTTGGGGGGTGGGATCGTTCCCGGCTCGTTCGTGCTCTTAAGCGGTGATCCGGGGATCGGAAAGTCGACCCTGCTCCTTCAGGCGTCAATGCAGATCGCGCAGAGGGAGGAGGTGGTCCTGTATGTCTCCGGCGAGGAATCGCTTCAGCAGACGCGATCCAGAGCGAACAGGCTGGGCCCACTCTCCGATCGTCTCCTGCTGCTCGCCGAGACCTCCCTCCAGGTGATTCTGAATCAGACCGACCAGATCCGACCAACCATCCTGGTGATCGATTCCATCCAGACGATCGTCTCTGAAGAACTGGAGTCCCCCCCAGGCAGTTTCAGCCAGGTTCGCGAAGCGGCAGTTCGGCTGATGGCGCTCGCGAAGGAGAAGGGGATCAGTACCGTCATCATCGGCCATATCACCAAAGAAGGGGTCATCGCGGGCCCGAAGGCGATGGAGCACCTGGTCGATGCAGTCGTGTTTATGGAAGGAGAGGGGCATCAGATTCATCGTGTGTTGCGGGCCGTGAAGAATCGTTTTGGCCCCACCCCGGAGATCGGCGTACTCGAGATGACGGCATCCGGACTGCAGGAACTCGTGAATCCGTCGGAGGTATTTCTCTCGCAGCGCCCTTCAGGGGCGCCGGGTTCGATTGTGATTCCGACCTTGGAGGGAAGCCGGCCGCTACTTGTGGAGCTACAGGCATTGGTAGCGGCACCAAGCGCCCCAATCTCCAGACGCGTGTTCAATGGAGTGGACAGCAACCGAGGTATCCTGCTGCTGGCTGTACTGGAAAAGCGACTGGGCCTGCCGCTCAGCGCGTGCGATGTCTACGTCAACGTTGCGGGAGGTGTCAGGGTAGGAGAGACCGCTATTGATCTTGGCATAGCCGCAGCAGTCCTCTCAAGCGCCAGAAACCTTCCGCTCGATCCCGGGCTCTGCGTGTTCGGCGAGATCGGTCTGGCAGGTGAGGTGCGGGCGGTGCCGATGGCGGAACGAAGGATCGAGGAAGCCGCCCGCCTGGGTCTGTCCCATTGCCTGATGCCCCGACACAACCTGGGTCGGACCCAGCCTGACTTTTCTTCTTTACGGGTGAGTGGGCTACACACGCTGGAGGAGTTGACGGAGAGGCTGGAGACACGGTAG
- the rpsF gene encoding 30S ribosomal protein S6, whose translation MSQYEVIIVLDPALTEDGVEAAIGGVREVVGKKGGEVLEVQKWGKKRLAYEVKKRREGQYVLMKVDGAGEIVADLDRHFRITEVILKGVVVRAEEPRRGRFKVKSQAATLEGSAVTTTQEMGDGEL comes from the coding sequence GTGAGCCAGTATGAAGTCATTATCGTTCTGGATCCGGCCCTGACGGAGGACGGTGTCGAGGCGGCGATCGGTGGAGTTCGCGAGGTCGTCGGCAAGAAAGGGGGCGAGGTCCTGGAGGTCCAGAAGTGGGGAAAAAAGCGACTGGCCTACGAGGTGAAGAAGCGACGCGAAGGCCAATACGTCCTGATGAAGGTGGACGGCGCGGGTGAAATTGTGGCCGATCTCGATCGGCATTTTCGGATTACTGAGGTCATCCTGAAGGGCGTGGTCGTCAGGGCTGAGGAGCCTCGGAGAGGGCGTTTTAAGGTGAAGTCGCAAGCCGCCACGCTCGAGGGTAGTGCCGTGACAACTACCCAGGAGATGGGAGATGGTGAGCTTTAA
- a CDS encoding DUF2232 domain-containing protein has translation MKEVPARTLVQSAALCLASLTLALAGGMIPIAGSFFSLLTPLPLILLSLKGGRVIALLGVLTVGICVAGLLSPGHAWFFYIQFGLPAMVLAEAIRRQWAPEVSVAVGSLTVIVGGMIGLFSLAWGAGGSMLDFLNHRLDIAVREAMELYNKVGVSPDEVGPLFGSGEEVRSFLLITSPGLFMAAALLTTSANFFLARRGSIQATLSGAATPGFTWRVPDSLVWVFIGSAALLLSGLPIAKEIGVNGLLVMMTVYFLQGLAIATFWIRRLRLSPFVGFLGVALLLLQPLLLLLVTLVGLFDIWVVFRRHSLSGPPDV, from the coding sequence ATGAAAGAGGTACCGGCCCGGACGTTGGTGCAAAGCGCTGCCCTTTGTCTCGCGTCTCTCACGCTCGCGCTGGCCGGCGGAATGATCCCGATCGCCGGGAGCTTTTTCAGCCTGCTGACTCCCCTGCCGCTTATTCTCCTATCCTTGAAAGGTGGCCGAGTCATTGCCCTACTCGGAGTGCTTACTGTAGGGATCTGCGTTGCCGGTCTCCTGAGTCCCGGACATGCTTGGTTCTTCTACATTCAATTCGGCCTGCCTGCGATGGTGCTGGCGGAGGCTATCCGCCGCCAGTGGGCTCCGGAGGTATCGGTAGCCGTAGGGAGCCTGACTGTCATTGTGGGCGGCATGATCGGCCTTTTCAGTCTGGCATGGGGCGCAGGCGGGTCGATGCTGGACTTCTTGAACCATCGTCTCGATATCGCCGTACGGGAGGCGATGGAGTTGTATAACAAGGTGGGCGTTTCTCCGGACGAGGTTGGACCGTTATTCGGATCGGGTGAGGAGGTGCGAAGTTTTTTGCTCATCACCTCACCTGGCCTCTTCATGGCGGCGGCGTTGCTCACCACCTCAGCGAACTTCTTCCTGGCAAGGAGAGGATCGATCCAAGCCACACTATCCGGGGCTGCGACTCCAGGATTTACCTGGAGGGTTCCGGACTCGCTGGTGTGGGTATTTATCGGATCTGCCGCCTTACTGCTGAGTGGCCTGCCCATTGCGAAAGAGATCGGTGTCAACGGGTTACTCGTTATGATGACGGTCTATTTTCTTCAGGGTCTGGCGATTGCTACGTTCTGGATTCGCCGGCTGAGACTTTCGCCGTTCGTAGGGTTCTTGGGTGTTGCGCTGTTGCTTCTTCAACCCCTGCTGTTGCTCCTCGTGACATTGGTCGGGCTGTTCGATATCTGGGTTGTCTTTCGCCGACATTCGCTTTCGGGACCCCCTGACGTGTAA
- the dnaB gene encoding replicative DNA helicase — protein MRESTLDRREVVGERVPPQNLEAEMSVLGAVLQSNEAFMKCLELLRPEQFYRDAHRKIFAAASGLFGRGEPVDLITITNELRRRGELDEVGSSAFLASLVDAVPTGANVAYHARIVRDKALLRQLIAVATDIVGLGFADQEEADQVLEQAEQQIFELSEDRVRRAFLPLKSILKDTFEQVEKLFDRRTQVTGVPTGFEDLDMKTAGFQPSELIIIAGRPSMGKTSFALNIARNAAIEEQIPVGIFSLEMSKEQVVQRLLSSEAEVDSNRIRTGWLRESDWPKLTNAAGHLSEAPIFIDDSAALSVIELRAKARRLKAEQHIGMVVIDYLQLISGRHRSENRQQEVSDICRALKAMAKELKVPVVALSQLARRTEERERPQLSDLRESGAIEQDSDVVIFLYRPGYYQARKAGAPDQERDTKTEIIIAKQRNGPTGTVEMAFLREYVKFGSLDLVHQEPDEAEER, from the coding sequence GTGCGGGAGTCGACCCTGGATCGGCGTGAGGTAGTCGGAGAGCGGGTTCCGCCGCAGAACCTGGAGGCCGAGATGTCGGTCCTCGGGGCGGTCCTGCAGAGCAACGAGGCCTTCATGAAGTGTCTCGAACTGCTGCGGCCGGAGCAGTTCTACCGGGACGCACATCGCAAGATCTTCGCCGCAGCTAGCGGACTGTTCGGGCGGGGCGAACCGGTCGATCTCATCACGATCACTAATGAGCTTCGCCGTCGCGGCGAGCTTGACGAGGTAGGCTCCTCGGCGTTTCTCGCCTCACTGGTGGATGCCGTCCCCACGGGCGCAAACGTTGCCTACCATGCGCGGATCGTTCGAGACAAGGCGCTTCTGCGCCAGCTGATCGCTGTGGCCACCGATATCGTCGGGCTTGGCTTCGCGGACCAGGAGGAAGCGGACCAGGTGCTTGAACAAGCCGAGCAGCAGATCTTCGAGTTGTCGGAGGATCGGGTACGGCGCGCCTTCCTGCCGTTGAAGTCGATTTTGAAAGATACCTTTGAACAGGTGGAGAAACTGTTTGACCGCAGGACGCAGGTCACCGGGGTGCCTACGGGGTTTGAGGATCTCGACATGAAAACCGCCGGTTTTCAGCCTTCAGAGCTAATCATCATTGCCGGTCGCCCCTCGATGGGCAAGACGAGTTTTGCCCTCAATATCGCGAGAAATGCTGCAATTGAGGAGCAGATACCGGTCGGAATTTTCAGCCTGGAGATGTCGAAGGAACAGGTGGTCCAGCGGCTGCTCTCCTCTGAGGCCGAGGTTGACTCCAACCGGATCAGGACAGGGTGGCTGCGTGAGAGCGATTGGCCGAAGCTGACCAACGCGGCCGGTCATCTCTCAGAGGCGCCCATCTTCATTGATGATTCAGCCGCGCTCTCAGTGATCGAACTGCGGGCGAAGGCGCGGAGGCTGAAGGCCGAGCAGCACATCGGGATGGTGGTGATCGACTACCTCCAGCTCATCTCGGGTCGTCACCGTTCCGAGAATCGCCAACAGGAGGTGTCGGACATCTGCCGGGCTCTGAAGGCGATGGCCAAGGAGTTGAAGGTTCCGGTGGTGGCGCTGTCGCAGCTCGCGCGCCGGACCGAGGAGCGGGAGCGCCCGCAGCTATCGGACCTTCGGGAATCCGGCGCCATTGAGCAGGACTCGGATGTGGTGATCTTCCTGTACCGGCCCGGCTACTATCAAGCCAGAAAGGCCGGGGCGCCGGACCAGGAGCGGGACACCAAGACCGAGATCATCATCGCCAAGCAACGGAACGGCCCAACCGGGACCGTGGAGATGGCCTTCCTCAGGGAGTATGTCAAGTTCGGCTCGCTCGACCTCGTCCATCAAGAGCCGGATGAAGCAGAGGAGAGGTGA
- the rplI gene encoding 50S ribosomal protein L9 has product MKIVLLERVEKVGSAGDQVEVADGYARNFLIPTRKAVAATSGNIKSLDYLLRHNTEREERLRRTAEITAGRIAELHCVIVRRAGEQNRLFGAVTNQDICAALATQGLEMDRRKILLQEPIKALGSYTIPIRLHPDIVAELRLTVEREEG; this is encoded by the coding sequence ATGAAGATCGTTCTTTTGGAACGGGTAGAAAAGGTTGGCTCTGCTGGTGACCAGGTTGAGGTGGCGGACGGCTACGCGCGGAATTTCCTGATTCCGACGCGCAAGGCGGTAGCGGCGACATCCGGCAACATTAAGTCGCTGGATTACCTGCTTCGACACAATACGGAGCGTGAGGAGAGACTTCGTCGTACGGCGGAGATAACGGCGGGCCGGATCGCAGAACTGCACTGCGTGATCGTGCGCCGGGCCGGTGAGCAGAATCGGCTCTTCGGCGCTGTGACCAACCAGGATATTTGCGCTGCCCTGGCCACCCAGGGACTGGAGATGGATCGAAGAAAGATCCTCCTGCAGGAGCCGATCAAGGCGCTCGGCAGTTACACCATTCCTATCCGCTTACACCCTGACATTGTGGCTGAACTTCGGCTCACAGTAGAGCGCGAAGAGGGCTAA
- the pth gene encoding aminoacyl-tRNA hydrolase gives MGLGNPGPDYEVSRHNVGFRVVDTLADRVGVALKRCRYRSLFVRGALHGIQILLVKPLTFMNESGFSVSGWQQALHLEPGRIIVVHDDLDLPPSQLRIRAGGGHGGHGGVRSIIEAMGSSDFLRVRVGIGRPRDGQDAVKHVLGPFEECEDDMIQVAIQRAADAVELLLQEGFEAAMNRYNIRGARQARMAQSGGGEKSEPV, from the coding sequence GTGGGCTTGGGCAATCCCGGGCCGGATTATGAGGTCAGTCGCCACAATGTGGGCTTTCGGGTCGTGGATACGTTGGCCGACCGGGTCGGCGTGGCCCTCAAGCGTTGTCGATACCGTTCGCTTTTCGTAAGGGGCGCCCTCCACGGGATCCAGATCCTATTAGTTAAGCCGTTGACCTTCATGAACGAGAGCGGCTTCAGTGTATCCGGATGGCAACAGGCCTTACACCTTGAGCCCGGTCGCATTATTGTGGTCCATGACGACCTGGATCTGCCTCCTTCTCAGTTACGGATCAGGGCAGGCGGCGGTCACGGGGGTCATGGAGGTGTCCGTTCCATCATAGAGGCGATGGGCAGTTCTGATTTTTTGCGGGTCAGGGTGGGAATCGGACGGCCTCGAGATGGGCAGGATGCCGTAAAACATGTGCTCGGGCCTTTCGAGGAATGTGAGGACGACATGATACAGGTGGCGATACAACGGGCTGCCGATGCTGTAGAACTGCTGTTGCAGGAAGGTTTTGAGGCGGCGATGAACCGGTACAACATTCGAGGCGCTCGTCAGGCTCGCATGGCGCAATCCGGAGGAGGTGAAAAGAGTGAGCCAGTATGA
- the rpsR gene encoding 30S ribosomal protein S18: MLKKRRSFRRQKVCKWCVDKIEAVDFKDAKRLRNFITDRGKIIPRRISGNCAGHQRQLGGAIKRARSIALLPFAADLL, encoded by the coding sequence ATGCTGAAAAAGCGACGAAGCTTTCGACGGCAAAAGGTCTGCAAGTGGTGTGTTGATAAGATCGAGGCAGTCGATTTCAAGGACGCCAAGAGGCTCAGGAACTTCATTACGGATCGAGGGAAGATCATTCCGCGTCGGATTTCCGGTAACTGCGCGGGCCATCAGCGCCAGTTGGGCGGGGCCATCAAGAGGGCTCGCAGTATCGCATTGCTCCCCTTCGCCGCTGATCTGCTCTGA